A stretch of the Lolium perenne isolate Kyuss_39 chromosome 3, Kyuss_2.0, whole genome shotgun sequence genome encodes the following:
- the LOC127343753 gene encoding uncharacterized protein has product MEIVLNLNAAITCSCCYAGGVDNGQIVCNHASLKCQVFTVSMARIHFWVHQQILQFLIEYLEDAQVHQLLLWIGDHLVEVSSTASQKQRRGDVSNAIPEVLLGRETGGWQIKK; this is encoded by the exons ATGGAAATCGTGCTGAATCTGAATGCAGCAATCACGTGTTCTTGCTGTTATGCTGGTGGCGTCGACAACGGGCAGATAGTCTGCAACCATGCGTCTCTCAAGTGCCAGGTTTTCACAG TATCCATGGCGAGAATACATTTTTGGGTACACCAACAAATCCTGCAGTTTCTGATTGAGTACCTGGAGGATGCTCAAGTGCATCAGTTGTTACTTTGG ATTGGAGATCATTTGGTTGAGGTGAGCAGCACCGCGTCCCAGAAGCAAAGGCGTGGTGATGTAAGCAATGCCATTCCAGAAG TGTTGCTTGGCAGGGAAACTGGAGGGTGGCAAATCAAGAAGTGA
- the LOC127343752 gene encoding anthocyanidin 5,3-O-glucosyltransferase encodes MAVMMHKTVVLYPSLGVGHLNPMVELAKLFLQRGHAVIIAVVNPPDKDAVSADAVARLTAANPAITFRLLPAPSSSDEEEHFSSPILQTIDVLRRANAELRELLRALPAVDALVVDMFCVDALDVAADLAIPAYFLYASAVGDLAVMFHLPYYYPAAPSSFKDMGTTPLHFPGVPPIRALDMSTTMLDRESDIAKERLRQYTRMPEARGFLANSFDWLESRALEALRHDVCTPGRSTPPVYCIGPLVLPAQTSGERHPCLQWLDAQPERSVVFLCFGSLGTFSAAQLGEVARGLEKSGHRFLWVVRNPPEHKDGSVLEASLPEGFLEKTADRGFVVKNWAPQAEVLQHGAVGAFVTHCGWNSVLEGIVSGVPMICWPLYAEQRMNKVHVVEEMKVGVAMEGYEKEIVKAEEVEGKVRLVMASEEGNMLRKRLSTVKNMAADALKEGGSSDVAFENFLRDLEKCSSEFKKSM; translated from the coding sequence ATGGCCGTTATGATGCACAAGACGGTGGTGCTCTATCCGTCGCTGGGCGTAGGCCATCTCAACCCCATGGTGGAGCTGGCCAAGCTCTTCCTCCAACGCGGCCACGCCGTCATCATCGCCGTCGTGAACCCGCCCGACAAGGACGCTGTGTCCGCCGACGCGGTAGCCCGCCTCACCGCCGCCAACCCAGCCATCACGTTCCGCCTCCTCCCCGCGCCGTCttcttccgacgaggaggagcATTTCTCCAGCCCGATCCTGCAGACCATCGACGTGCTTCGCCGCGCCAACGCCGAGCTACGGGAGCTCCTCCGCGCGCTCCCCGCCGTCGACGCCCTCGTGGTCGACATGTTTTGCGTCGACGCGCTCGACGTCGCCGCCGACCTCGCCATCCCAGCCTACTTCCTCTACGCGTCCGCGGTCGGCGACCTCGCCGTCATGTTCCACCTCCCGTACTACTACCCCGCCGCTCCTTCGTCCTTCAAGGACATGGGCACGACCCCGCTCCACTTCCCCGGCGTGCCGCCCATCCGTGCGTTGGACATGTCCACCACGATGCTGGACCGGGAGAGCGACATCGCCAAGGAACGGCTGCGCCAGTACACGCGGATGCCCGAAGCGCGAGGCTTCCTCGCCAACAGCTTCGATTGGCTGGAGTCGAGGGCTCTCGAAGCACTCAGGCACGACGTCTGCACCCCTGGCCGCTCGACGCCGCCAGTCTACTGCATTGGCCCGCTGGTCCTTCCTGCACAAACGTCCGGTGAGAGACACCCGTGCCTACAGTGGCTTGACGCGCAGCCGGAGCGGAGTGTGGTATTCCTCTGCTTCGGCAGCTTGGGCACCTTCTCCGCCGCGCAGCTAGGAGAGGTGGCTCGTGGGTTAGAAAAATCTGGCCACAGGTTCTTGTGGGTGGTGCGCAACCCACCGGAGCACAAGGACGGGTCCGTCTTGGAAGCGTCGCTTCCAGAAGGTTTCTTAGAGAAGACGGCCGATAGAGGGTTCGTCGTGAAGAACTGGGCGCCACAAGCCGAGGTGTTGCAACACGGAGCTGTCGGTGCGTTCGTGACACACTGTGGGTGGAACTCTGTGCTCGAGGGGATCGTCTCTGGTGTGCCGATGATCTGCTGGCCATTGTACGCGGAGCAGAGGATGAACAAGGTGCATGTGGTGGAGGAGATGAAAGTCGGGGTGGCGATGGAGGGCTACGAGAAAGAAATTGTGAAGGCAGAGGAGGTGGAGGGGAAGGTGAGGCTGGTGATGGCGTCTGAGGAAGGGAACATGCTCAGAAAAAGGCTCTCAACGGTCAAGAACATGGCCGCGGACGCCCTGAAGGAAGGCGGGTCATCTGACGTTGCTTTTGAAAATTTCTTGAGGGATTTGGAGAAATGCAGTTCTGAGTTTAAGAAGTCAATGTAA